A single Thermoplasmatales archaeon DNA region contains:
- a CDS encoding NAD/NADP octopine/nopaline dehydrogenase family protein: MYGRTKKVEKPSVAVLGAGHGGLAMAAHISMMGFDTRIYTRNPERIRAIQERDGKIELQGIISGFGNVYATESLKDCLDGAHLIMVVVPAMGHAYYAERCAPYLQDGQIVVLNPGRTGGALEFKHVLKSNGCNSDVIVCEAQSLIYVSRYTDVTQAHIFQVKNTVACAALPAYRTPEALKIINKIYPQFVPASNVLETSLDNIGAIFHPGITLLNAARIEDEKSDFEFYIEGVGPTTSKILEKMDMERVEVARKLGIRVHTAREWLYLSYDSAGKTLYDAILGNPAYKGVMAPKTIQHRYLYEDIPYSLVPLEEFGKYVGTETPTISAMVTLASTLLETDFRKEGRTLEKMGIKGYSMSKLRKYITTGA; this comes from the coding sequence ATGTATGGCAGAACTAAAAAGGTTGAAAAGCCGAGCGTTGCGGTGCTGGGTGCAGGTCATGGCGGGCTTGCAATGGCAGCCCATATATCAATGATGGGCTTTGATACGAGAATCTATACAAGAAATCCGGAAAGAATTAGAGCAATCCAGGAAAGAGATGGAAAAATTGAGTTGCAGGGAATAATAAGTGGTTTCGGGAATGTATATGCTACAGAGAGCCTGAAAGATTGCCTAGATGGTGCTCATCTAATCATGGTGGTTGTGCCTGCAATGGGGCATGCATATTATGCTGAGCGCTGTGCACCATATCTTCAGGATGGGCAGATTGTGGTGCTGAATCCTGGCCGAACAGGTGGTGCATTGGAATTTAAACATGTACTTAAAAGCAATGGATGCAACTCAGATGTAATTGTATGCGAAGCACAATCACTGATATATGTATCAAGATACACGGATGTCACCCAAGCACATATTTTCCAGGTAAAAAATACGGTTGCATGCGCCGCCCTCCCAGCTTACAGAACGCCCGAGGCACTTAAAATAATCAACAAAATATATCCTCAGTTTGTACCTGCAAGTAATGTGCTTGAGACAAGCTTAGATAATATCGGGGCAATATTTCATCCTGGTATTACACTACTCAATGCTGCAAGAATTGAAGATGAAAAATCAGATTTTGAGTTTTATATTGAAGGTGTAGGCCCGACTACATCAAAAATTCTTGAAAAAATGGATATGGAACGGGTTGAGGTTGCAAGAAAACTTGGCATAAGAGTACATACTGCAAGAGAGTGGCTCTATCTTTCATATGACAGTGCAGGAAAAACACTATATGATGCAATTCTCGGAAACCCTGCATATAAAGGAGTGATGGCCCCAAAGACAATCCAACACAGATATCTCTACGAGGACATTCCATACAGTCTTGTGCCGTTAGAAGAATTCGGTAAATATGTAGGTACAGAAACGCCCACAATAAGTGCTATGGTTACGCTTGCTTCCACACTCCTAGAAACGGATTTCAGAAAGGAAGGAAGAACACTAGAAAAGATGGGAATAAAAGG